A segment of the Ipomoea triloba cultivar NCNSP0323 chromosome 1, ASM357664v1 genome:
GGGTGCCTTTGTTGCCAGGCGGCAGCACAACACCCACCCCATTCCCTCTTGGGTACCGCAAACAGCTTGGTCTGTCATCTATGGCGGCAGCAGTTGCTACCATATGAAATAGCTCAGCCTCATCAGAAGGAGCCATCACTACCATGTTTGGAAGGCATGCCATGAAGGTAACATCAAAAGCGCCACAATGTGTGGGACCGTCAGATCCAACCAGACCTGCCCTGTCCATTGCAAACCTTACAGGCAGCTTCTGTAAATCCACATCATGCACTACCTGGATATAACCCAAATTTGATATAAGATAGTTGTGAAAGTAACTTCAGAGGCTTAGTTTAGAAAGAAGCAGAAAATGGCGACTTGCCTGGTCATAAGCTCTTTGCATGAAAGATGAATATATTGCACAGAAAGGCTTAAGGCCTTCACAGGCCAACCCAGCAGCAAAAGTTACTCCATGCTGTTCTGCTATCCCAACATCAAAGCAGCGTGTTGGGAAACGGCGTTGGAAAAGGTTCAAGCCTGTCCCACCCCCCATGGCAGCATGGATTGCAACTATGTCTTTATCTGCCTCTGCTTCTGCAATCAAAGCTTCTGCAAAGTATGTTGTATAAGACTGGGTTTTGGCACTGGCTTTGAATTGTTTTCCAGTTGCAGGATCAAATTTGGTCACTCCTGCAAGTAGTAGTATAACACATGAGGCAACAAGTAGCAAGAAAATGATGGACTAAGATATTCATAGGTTCAAATTTTCAAGTGATGGATTATGCATaagttgattgattgattggttACCATGGTATTTGTCTGCTGCTTTTTCAGCATAAGGATAGCCTCTCCCCTTCTCAGTAACAACATGGATTAGAACTGGACCAGTAGTCTTTGTGCTCTTGACTTCTTGCAGAATAGATACAAGATCATCAATGTTGTGGCCATCAACTGGACCAATATAATAAAGTCCAAGCTCTTCAAACAGTGTTGATCCAGAGCCACTGATCAACCCGCGAGCATATTCATCAACCTTTGCTGCAAGCTCATGCATCGGTCCCCCAATCTGCTTTGTAACTCCCTGCACAAATTTCAATAACAAACTTTCTTAATCTCAAGTTCTTCAGTATCTTATTCTCTCCCTGGAACATTTCTTAGTCATGCTCTAACCTTAGCAACTTCTCTCAGTTCTCTAAGAGGCCGGTTGGACTGTAACCTGCTCAAAGCTCTACTGAGAGCCCCTACAGGAGGAATTGGCCCGTCTAGGGTAGCAGTTGGTAAAGAGACTTGTTTGTTGTCATTAAGGATAACAATCATGTCAGAATCCAGGTAACCCGCATTGTTCATTGCTTCATAAGCCTGACCTGCTGTCATGGCACCATCACCTATAACAGCAATAACATTGTTTTTCCTTCCTTTCAGGTCTCTTCCCACAGCCATTCCTGTCAGCCATGATATTAAACTTCAGAAAAGAGCATGGCTCTGAACTAAAGAAGATAGGGTTATTAACAAGACTATGAACCATGACAGAAGAGGAAAGCTAGCTTGAAACAAATAGATTTCAGATTCCATGTTTGTCATAAATTAGATGGAAGGAAGTAAAAGAAAGACAACCTAAGCCTGCAGAGATGGTGGTTGAACTGTGGCCAGTCCCAAAACAATCGTACTCGCTCTCTGAGCGCTTAGTAAAGCCTGACAGCCCATTCGTCTGTCTAATTGTTGGCATCTTCTCCCTTCTACCAGTCAAAATTTTATGAGGGTACGACTGCAGAATTCAACacatcaccttcacaacccaTACATACTAAGGACAATGAACAGAATGTTGCTGAAACCAACCATTACCTGATGACCAACATCCCATAGTATCTTATCTTGTGGTGCGTTGAAGACATAATGAAGGGCCACTGTCAGCTCAACAACACCAAGACTGGAGCCAAGGTGACCCCCAGTCTTTGAAACATTGAATATTACATCAGAGCGGAGCTCGTTTGCAAGTTGATTCAGTTCctattatttaaaattcataTCAGTGTTCATACTTCATACACATGAATATGCAACACAGCAGTTTAAAATCATACTTTTAGATAATAGATAGAGAACTGACTTTGATAATTTCTTTACATAACTCCTTACCTTTATAGACAGATTCTTCATGTGAATTGGATAGTTTATAGTGTCCAAAATAGGAGTTGGTGGTCTCTGTGAGTAATACTCATCGTTCTCTGCTAGTGATGCCTTAACCCCACTTGATCTTTTCTTGTAGTTGATCTATAAACAAATAAAGCAGAACAATCAGGAATTCATAGCCAAATACAGCTCAGCTCAGGTATTCTACAACCACCCGAGTGATAGATAAGTCATATTATGTTATAATATGCATTCATGGACACATATATTTGTCATAGAAAATTGAGAACAATCATTTATgcccaaaatgaaaaaaaaaaatgctagaAAACCCTGAATGACTACATCTGACCATTCAAAGATTAAACAGAATCTCTAACCTGACACGGCTTATTTTGAAAGTGAAGATGCAGATCTGATCCATGCAACCAGTGAGAGCCGAAAGGTCTTGGCTTTTGAAGATCTGAACCCACAAACCTGCTCAAATTCCCTGGAGACGCACATGTACAGAGAGCCATTTTGTGTGCAGTGAAGAAGACGCAGAGGACTATAAGAATCCAAAAAAGTCAGGAAGTCTAATGGTAATGGTAGTGCCACTACTGCCACTAGCCACTACTGCTGGTTATGCAACTTTTGACCAAAACacagagagaaagaaagaaaataaaaagaattctCAAGAAAATAGCAATTGTGACGGTGGGTAAAGGCACtgaaaatggaagatttttgaaaattggAGTGCATGTGAGGCTTTAATGGAGGGGGAACCAGGAGTCTTTTGGTTTTGGAGAGGGAAATTTGAGAAGAAAGGACTGTTTGGTTGACTATATATAGTGTGAGTTTAGTTACCAAGAGATTCTGGAAAGAGACGGTCAAGCGGATTGCTATTGGGCCACGTTAGCAGAAATCGGAAATGGATAGGAAGAAGTGATAATGTACagggaaatattttttttctaggaTAGGGGAAGCCAGGAAGGTGTGAGTGTCACTTCCAATTTCACTCACCTTTTTGGTTTTTATGGGATGTCCTCGAAGGGGCACTCACCTTTTTggttttagggtgtgtttggaagcccggtTGGGGCTTCGTGTGTTTGGCAACAGCAGGAAaacgtggtcaacggaaaacatttttcgttgACCATGGAAAATCAATGCAAAATTCGGGAAAATAACTTCCGGACAAAAAGTCCGAAAGTCGTTTTCCGGAAATGGGAACAAGGCTCCATAGCGAGGAGGGACGGAACAAGCCGTCCCTCCTCAGtcggcggactggtttccgccggaaactgGGCAGCCGCCgtccttttttttattaatatttttaattaattaatttaaaataaatattattagtttatatatttttatattttaaataaaataataaaaatatataattatatatttctactcattttccgaaaaatgaaccaaacactcaaagacagttttccggagtacatccaaacacggaaaatgaactcatttttcagaaatattttccagaagtcattttcctgctttccaaacgcacccttgttttttttttttttttttttgaaaaagagacttgtttattttttttttaaacaaagcaACCAGATATATTAATGCAAAAACGCGGAAATAGAGTCAGGAGGGACAGAGCCCCAGTACACAGTCTCAGTGTGCAAAAGCCAGAGAGACCTGTTTATCTAAACACATTAttaagctctttttttttttccggtctATGTAATATTTTCTGACGAGTCACTTTtacatatcaaaatttttataattcttttatatttttctatacATGCGTTCTCACTTGCAAAAGTTATGATCACTTTTATATGAGATTATAATATCACTTTTATATCACAtcataatacaataataaaataataatactaaaaaataaaaaaaaaacaatacaaaaagcAACCTTCTGTACTTACTAAAGCATATAATTCTATTTGgtagaacttatagcttattttaaactacaaataagaTTCTATTGAGTAAAATATGAGGAGCTTAAAGCTCTGTTTGGCAGAActtatttaggagtttatagcttattttaaactactaataaattataagctctgtttgataatgttcccaaaataagttataagctctgtttggcaaacctaactgAAAATGTAGCTGAAAACTTAAAAGCTATAAGCTAGTAACTGAAaactgaagagttgttaagctctgcttattttaagctactaataagatATAAACTCCGTTTAGTAATGTTCCTAAACTAAGCtactagcttaaaataagagcttattttaaagtagcttttcaaaaataagctagaagcttattaattttttttcccatctttatccttattattttaaataaatgacatcttttacccatcccaattaaaatctttttagccttttctcttcaatatctttggttataatttcaatttaacatttgcgtgtttgaacattaatttttgtaaaaactaattttatgaattataaatattttgttttactttatatattttcaaatatatgctcttactttatattttattaaaccatattagtttcattattttatattttaatatgtaaacaaatctatttaaattttaaactatttaaattttatgaagatgtcgtttttagtatttttacatttattagcttatcaaaaagATTAACAACTCTTCAAATTTCAGCTACTAGCTTATatcttttcagctttcaactaccttttcagctaggtttgccaaacatagccattaagctggctgttatgcttaaaagtgtttggtaaaattagttttttgataaactgataaatgtaaaaagactaaaaatgacatcttcataaaatttaaatagttttaaatttacataggtttgtttacatcttcagctaccttttcagttaggtttgccaaacatagcctaaataATACAGagtagcttattttgaaatgctcaTTCAAGTAGCATTTGAAAATAAGCGCttttaacattttattcattttttatcctcattaatttacaaaaatgactcCATCTTAttcaacaactaattttaccaaacactttaatttcaatcaattagttTATTAGCTACTAGTTGTTCAACTAGGCGTGCTAAACAaagcttaaaaaaattaaaaacataaaataaaatgaacatCACCTTGCAAAAAGTTAATCTTAGTGGCCTAAAGTTTTTTGTCATCTTAGACTATGTTCGATAGGActtattttagagtttataacttattttaagtactagttattgttaggaacatcatgtaataggttttgatgataccaactgataagtagaaatccccaggtctcgatacaaccatccagttcgagacataagcagccCCAGgtctcgatacaaccatccagttcgagacataagcagaattcgagaggtagagctctcgatgcttgggttcgagacatcaaacaatcgagacatcaaccttggtctcgataaactgacacttctccagtaatgctgaatgacggtcaggaagcatacttaaagtttggagaagaagaatatcatggaagatagaggtgccgaacgtgaggatttcaaaatgggcggaaatggatgacacgtcagatttccaccacaaacggtcaaaaggtgcaccaatgcggaaatggtctgattccctacaaacaaggaataatgggaatataaaaagagtaacttttacaaaaagacgaaagtggagcatggactcaagaaagtgaactatggaatattcactacaagacaagaggttcaagttacaagatcaccactccatgaaatatgctgaaaatatgcaagacccatgatcagcatgggagacaaatttcaaacggaataattttccctcaacggaattattcctcaactctcatataaaaaggacgtgaagacacgaaggaaaaaaaaaagtgtgagaaaattcgaaagaggtgtctgactaaaacgttcaagtgcaagtgcttaacttggaatatcatcctgatattcaaaacagcgagaaaacacatcttagtatttgagagagttacaaagcttaaactgttatatatctagaaggtgaccgaagctgctctacaccgaagttgattcaacgatagcttgtggttgttggtcccaagggatggggtacaagtctagaggggggggggtgaatagacttgtataagattttgcaaatcttttcgacctctcgtgtgtattgaacttaggatgtttaggtttgatacctcacgaggtgaagacaaagttttatgcgcagcggaaatgttatccccttttagttagcacgagtttgagttagttcgagagtgcgtttatatgcagtgcaatcgagaggttagcgagagataaaaacagtaagtaaatgcaagagagatttttaagtggttcggccaacccgcctacgtccactcttcttccagaaactccctggaaggattgcactaaaaacttccctttttagtacaatatcgagcgcttgagctttgatcacgaagcccgcctcaagccaggtttttcgccccgcttcttgttactccacctctcgagcacttgacctttgatcaccaagcccgcgtcaagcctcaggatcttcacaagacagctcccaggttactccgcctctccaaggtctttctccccgcttccagctactccacctctcgagcacttgacctttgatcaccaagcccgcgtcaagcctcaggtttctttcactcggacagctgccaggttactccacctctcttgcttaatccaaagcaaggtgtttttggttgtcacagttgaatgtaataggctccaatctgaccacaagctatcgttgaatcaacttcgatgtagagcagcttcggtcaccttctggatgtataacaNNNNNNNNNNNNNNNNNNNNNNNNNNNNNNNNNNNNNNNNNNNNNNNNNNNNNNNNNNNNNNNNNNNNNNNNNNNNNNNNNNNNNNNNNNNNNNNNNNNNNNNNNNNNNNNNNNNNNNNNNNNNNNNNNNNNNNNNNNNNNNNNNNNNNNNNNNNNNNNNNNNNNNNNNNNNNNNNNNNNNNNNNNNNNNNNNNNNNNNNNNNNNNNNNNNNNNNNNNNNNNNNNNNNNNNNNNNNNNNNNNNNNNNNNNNNNNNNNNNNNNNNNNNNNNNNNNNNNNNNNNNNNNNNNNNNNNNNNNNNNNNNNNNNNNNNNNNNNNNNNNNNNNNNNNNNNNNNNNNNNNNNNNNNNNNNNNNNNNNNNNNNNNNNNNNNNNNNNNNNNNNNNNNNNNNNNNNNNNNNNNNNNNNNNNNNNNNNNNNNNNNNNNNNNNNNNNNNNNNNNNNNNNNNNNNNNNNNNNNNNNNNNNNNNNNNNNNNNNNNNNNNNNNNNNNNNNNNNNNNNNNNNNNNNNNNNNNNNNNNNNNNNNNNNNNNNNNNNNNNNNNNNNNNNNNNNNNNNNNNNNNNNNNNNNNNNNNNNNNNNNNNNNNNNNNNNNNNNNNNNNNNNNNNNNNNNNNNNNNNNNNNNNNNNNNNNNNNNNNNNNNNNNNNNNNNNNNNNNNNNNNNNNNNNNNNNNNNNNNNNNNNNNNNNNNNNNNNNNNNNNNNNNNNNNNNNNNNNNNNNNNNNNNNNNNNNNNNNNNNNNNNNNNNNNNNNNNNNNNNNNNNNNNNNNNNNNNNNNNNNNNNNNNNNNNNNNNNNNNNNNNNNNNNNNNNNNNNNNNNNNNNNNNNNNNNNNNNNNNNNNNNNNNNNNNNNNNNNNNNNNNNNNNNNNNNNNNNNNNNNNNNNNNNNNNNNNNNNNNNNNNNNNNNNNNNNNNNNNNNNNNNNNNNNNNNNNNNNNNNNNNNNNNNNNNNNNNNNNNNNNNNNNNNNNNNNNNNNNNNNNNNNNNNNNNNNNNNNNNNNNNNNNNNNNNNNNNNNNNNNNNNNNNNNNNNNNNNNNNNNNNNNNNNNNNNNNNNNNNNNNNNNNNNNNNNNNNNNNNNNNNNNNNNNNNNNNNNNNNNNNNNNNNNNNNNNNNNNNNNNNNNNNNNNNNNNNNNNNNNNNNNNNNNNNNNNNNNNNNNNNNNNNNNNNNNNNNNNNNNNNNNNNNNNNNNNNNNNNNNNNNNNNNNNNNNNNNNNNNNNNNNNNNNNNNNNNNNNNNNNNNNNNNNNNNNNNNNNNNNNNNNNNNNNNNNNNNNNNNNNNNNNNNNNNNNNNNNNNNNNNNNNNNNNNNNNNNNNNNNNNNNNNNNNNNNNNNNNNNNNNNNNNNNNNNNNNNNNNNNNNNNNNNNNNNNNNNNNNNNNNNNNNNNNNNNNNNNNNNNNNNNNNNNNNNNNNNNNNNNNNNNNNNNNNNNNNNNNNNNNNNNNNNNNNNNNNNNNNNNNNNNNNNNNNNNNNNNNNNNNNNNNNNNNNNNNNNNNNNNNNNNNNNNNNNNNNNNNNNNNNNNNNNNNNNNNNNNNNNNNNNNNNNNNNNNNNNNNNNNNNNNNNNNNNNNNNNNNNNNNNNNNNNNNNNNNNNNNNNNNNNNNNNNNNNNNNNNNNNNNNNNNNNNNNNNNNNNNNNNNNNNNNNNNNNNNNNNNNNNNNNNNNNNNNNNNNNNNNNNNNNNNNNNNNNNNNNNNNNNNNNNNNNNNNNNNNNNNNNNNNNNNNNNNNNNNNNNNNNNNNNNNNNNNNNNNNNNNNNNNNNNNNNNNNNNNNNNNNNNNNNNNNNNNNNNNNNNNNNNNNNNNNNNNNNNNNNNNNNNNNNNNNNNNNNNNNNNNNNNNNNNNNNNNNNNNNNNNNNNNNNNNNNNNNNNNNNNNNNNNNNNNNNNNNNNNNNNNNNNNNNNNNNNNNNNNNNNNNNNNNNNNNNNNNNNNNNNNNNNNNNNNNNNNNNNNNNNNNNNNNNNNNNNNNNNNNNNNNNNNNNNNNNNNNNNNNNNNNNNNNNNNNNNNNNNNNNNNNNNNNNNNNNNNNNNNNNNNNNNNNNNNNNNNNNNNNNNNNNNNNNNNNNNNNNNNNNNNNNNNNNNNNNNNNNNNNNNNNNNNNNNNNNNNNNNNNNNNNNNNNNNNNNNNNNNNNNNNNNNNNNNNNNNNNNNNNNNNNNNNNNNNNNNNNNNNNNNNNNNNNNNNNNNNNNNNNNNNNNNNNNNNNNNNNNNNNNNNNNNNNNNNNNNNNNNNNNNNNNNNNNNNNNNNNNNNNNNNNNNNNNNNNNNNNNNNNNNNNNNNNNNNNNNNNNNNNNNNNNNNNNNNNNNNNNNNNNNNNNNNNNNNNNNNNNNNNNNNNNNNNNNNNNNNNNNNNNNNNNNNNNNNNNNNNNNNNNNNNNNNNNNNNNNNNNNNNNNNNNNNNNNNNNNNNNNNNNNNNNNNNNNNNNNNNNNNNNNNNNNNNNNNNNNNNNNNNNNNNNNNNNNNNNNNNNNNNNNNNNNNNNNNNNNNNNNNNNNNNNNNNNNNNNNNNNNNNNNNNNNNNNNNNNNNNNNNNNNNNNNNNNNNNNNNNNNNNNNNNNNNNNNNNNNNNNNNNNNNNNNNNNNNNNNNNNNNNNNNNNNNNNNNNNNNNNNNNNNNNNNNNNNNNNNNNNNNNNNNNNNNNNNNNNNNNNNNNNNNNNNNNNNNNNNNNNNNNNNNNNNNNNNNNNNNNNNNNNNNNNNNNNNNNNNNNNNNNNNNNNNNNNNNNNNNNNNNNNNNNNNNNNNNNNNNNNNNNNNNNNNNNNNNNNNNNNNNNNNNNNNNNNNNNNNNNNNNNNNNNNNNNNNNNNNNNNNNNNNNNNNNNNNNNNNNNNNNNNNNNNNNNNNNNNNNNNNNNNNNNNNNNNNNNNNNNNNNNNNNNNNNNNNNNNNNNNNNNNNNNNNNNNNNNNNNNNNNNNNNNNNNNNNNNNNNNNNNNNNNNNNNNNNNNNNNNNNNNNNNNNNNNNNNNNNNNNNNNNNNNNNNNNNNNNNNNNNNNNNNNNNNNNNNNNNNNNNNNNNNNNNNNNNNNNNNNNNNNNNNNNNNNNNNNNNNNNNNNNNNNNNNNNNNNNNNNNNNNNNNNNNNNNNNNNNNNNNNNNNNNNNNNNNNNNNNNNNNNNNNNNNNNNNNNNNNNNNNNNNNNNNNNNNNNNNNNNNNNNNNNNNNNNNNNNNNNNNNNNNNNNNNNNNNNNNNNNNNNNNNNNNNNNNNNNNNNNNNNNNNNNNNNNNNNNNNNNNNNNNNNNNNNNNNNNNNNNNNNNNNNNNNNNNNNNNNNNNNNNNNNNNNNNNNNNNNNNNNNNNNNNNNNNNNNNNNNNNNNNNNNNNNNNNNNNNNNNNNNNNNNNNNNNNNNNNNNNNNNNNNNNNNNNNNNNNNNNNNNNNNNNNNNNNNNNNNNNNNNNNNNNNNNNNNNNNNNNNNNNNNNNNNNNNNNNNNNNNNNNNNNNNNNNNNNNNNNNNNNNNNNNNNNNNNNNNNNNNNNNNNNNNNNNNNNNNNNNNNNNNNNNNNNNNNNNNNNNNNNNNNNNNNNNNNNNNNNNNNNNNNNNNNNNNNNNNNNNNNNNNNNNNNNNNNNNNNNNNNNNNNNNNNNNNNNNNNNNNNNNNNNNNNNNNNNNNNNNNNNNNNNNNNNNNNNNNNNNNNNNNNNNNNNNNNNNNNNNNNNNNNNNNNNNNNNNNNNNNNNNNNNNNNNNNNNNNNNNNNNNNNNNNNNNNNNNNNNNNNNNNNNNNNNNNNNNNNNNNNNNNNNNNNNNNNNNNNNNNNNNNNNNNNNNNNNNNNNNNNNNNNNNNNNNNNNNNNNNNNNNNNNNNNNNNNNNNNNNNNNNNNNNNNNNNNNNNNNNNNNNNNNNNNNNNNNNNNNNNNNNNNNNNNNNNNNNNNNNNNNNNNNNNNNNNNNNNNNNNNNNNNNNNNNNNNNNNNNNNNNNNNNNNNNNNNNNNNNNNNNNNNNNNNNNNNNNNNNNNNNNNNNNNNNNNNNNNNNNNNNNNNNNNNNNNNNNNNNNNNNNNNNNNNNNNNNNNNNNNNNNNNNNNNNNNNNNNNNNNNNNNNNNNNNNNNNNNNNNNNNNNNNNNNNNNNNNNNNNNNNNNNNNNNNNNNNNNNNNNNNNNNNNNNNNNNNNNNNNNNNNNNNNNNNNNNNNNNNNNNNNNNNNNNNNNNNNNNNNNNNNNNNNNNNNNttaacacctttagttttggggactagagatttcgtcctacccatataggtatttcgat
Coding sequences within it:
- the LOC116028371 gene encoding probable 1-deoxy-D-xylulose-5-phosphate synthase, chloroplastic translates to MALCTCASPGNLSRFVGSDLQKPRPFGSHWLHGSDLHLHFQNKPCQINYKKRSSGVKASLAENDEYYSQRPPTPILDTINYPIHMKNLSIKELNQLANELRSDVIFNVSKTGGHLGSSLGVVELTVALHYVFNAPQDKILWDVGHQSYPHKILTGRREKMPTIRQTNGLSGFTKRSESEYDCFGTGHSSTTISAGLGMAVGRDLKGRKNNVIAVIGDGAMTAGQAYEAMNNAGYLDSDMIVILNDNKQVSLPTATLDGPIPPVGALSRALSRLQSNRPLRELREVAKGVTKQIGGPMHELAAKVDEYARGLISGSGSTLFEELGLYYIGPVDGHNIDDLVSILQEVKSTKTTGPVLIHVVTEKGRGYPYAEKAADKYHGVTKFDPATGKQFKASAKTQSYTTYFAEALIAEAEADKDIVAIHAAMGGGTGLNLFQRRFPTRCFDVGIAEQHGVTFAAGLACEGLKPFCAIYSSFMQRAYDQVVHDVDLQKLPVRFAMDRAGLVGSDGPTHCGAFDVTFMACLPNMVVMAPSDEAELFHMVATAAAIDDRPSCLRYPRGNGVGVVLPPGNKGTPLEVGRGRILMEGERVALVGYGTAVQSCLSAAALLETRGLRVTVADARFCKPLDHALIRSLAKSHEVMITVEEGSIGGFGSHVAQFMALDGLLDGNLKWRPVVLPDRYIDHGAPADQLAEAGLTPSHIAATVFNILGQAREALEIMT